One stretch of Oncorhynchus masou masou isolate Uvic2021 unplaced genomic scaffold, UVic_Omas_1.1 unplaced_scaffold_3521, whole genome shotgun sequence DNA includes these proteins:
- the LOC135534524 gene encoding uncharacterized protein LOC135534524: protein MPKKDNKKDKKGGKPEPEKQKEEVKTGKDDRKKGGKEDKKGGKKGKEEPPTKGQKEDKKGKDKGKAKKEESEEEFLSEEEEEEEEEENSDDDRGRGRGGKSAKGKSHGRRGDEDEEYEEEEDEEDEDDRERKKKSKDGRHHKDKGGKGEEKNKKKEKRKKEVPPQPPVKELPKKGLKNVSRMFLRFSGVRRRRNSRKKMGGASRLFMGLGKRIRKNRENKVKKKTRRESILKNTSKFMIRFNHSKKVKKLKEAKEKEEKDGGKKQSYMLIRLGRGTEGQEKKVGFFNGLFRKKTANGAPDFKAQSHLLGQVAGATNWLTKRFISTKHRQSAMGGLGWAGGGQRSGFGRQGGGVHSRQVSTRGQQAQRDRTYGYQNGGYQHDDDDGDDVYEYTEGYDQQVMGGYDPRGVAGAGGYQRRSVKAQGGHGYGCGHTGYDDQEDPYGQQQVSGGRGDQGYYYDDTGEYYDVPSQDLGYYEDEPGLYDDGGGYYDDQQGLYDDEGCEYYDPYQQQQQQQSYYTDQVAMGGYYGQLPMGMYGEEGGAMEYYDPMGAGQEYDEYGNLYDEQMIMDPQWGHYNNGMQGQGGFYDDGMGVYEEMMMGGRGGGGLYQDYQLHYSEKGLPFPDFSYNAYNSQQPGTQMPYGYDPMGGEIPLQGAEMDFRVPRPQVRLFGKERLDVPPAPFPPPPLPGHHDNILSEIQYEEQDMSMMSPQQQLLAQQQNMMSQQQQMMEQQQLLMSQLTTPQEQTMSPHGMMMSQLTTPQEHTMSPHGMMMSPKQQMMDDMMMQQQQQMMSPHDTMMSQQQPMMSPQQQMDDIMMQQQLHMISRQQGMMSPHNMMMSPQQQMMSAQQQTMDDIMMQQQLHMMSQQQQMMSPHDMMSPQQQMMSERMPQAPTAMLIKQHNAPNGMGGAMMGGPMGYPGTPRAHPSPMMMSPQQQMISQHPSPRGSPLPTRSLSPSPQPSMRGLPPLGQRPSVLHRRMSPPSSFMASPPHRRLQPQRPPSLALSPRRPPSPPISPRESMIRRSPPSSPRGSICRVMPPPSSPSPSRLGGGSPFGARKVLRGTPSPSSPRRPSPRRASRPASPQVRTRPRDSIHLPPSSPISMRASPSPSRRSFSPAPRPTSPTLSHHSTRLLRQGETPLVRPRFGGRGPVPMGTVRPSPMGRRGRPMAPTQNVPPFRASVRSNHTALTLSPRLSPRLTHHPSPKIGHRPPLSHRESGRYLPGRPVGRGHPLIKRQSIHGPGMAPTSPQPSLKCYPPLSPHLSHRPSSPHPSIRASPLLPCAPSPDPYSDSYAQDPYGHSEQFVPSSPMLQGALQNQTLRNASFTSPRLRPMSPYAQQVPEYAQPSSPMLQGALQNQQLRNASYTSPLQRPMSSYGSMGGYDEPLPPSSPMLGNALQNQALRGASFGSPALQRRGNPYGPVVTQYDYHSEPGPSPLLHNALQNANMTNASFGTPMLQRRGGNPFGPIVPDYHGALQNPQMRQMVQSRGGLLPLRSPYGPLQPEPRFGNSLQNHRVHGTIVTDPPNLAAALMNTALKTSSYTLPDGTIAIGPQQQKNPNLSAALSNPYLKSASYTLPDGTIIIDPRKPVSPSLGRALQNPAMMNTSYTLPDGTIRDPNAPISPNLSSALNNPHLKSASYTLPDGSIIIDPRKPRSPNLLAALSNPYLKTISYELPDGSIIIDPRKPTSPNLSSALLNPAMRNASYALEGTVITDPNAPISPNLSSALMNPHLKSASYTLPDGSIIIDPRKPRSPNLLAALQNPYLKSVSYELPDGSVIIDPRKPRGPDLSGALSGALSQNQDLINQKRYRLGDGSLVIPGQKPRLGVALMNQNMRKVDYRLGDSGALSVRPTNPRLSEALQENRDLLSPNRYRLPERNMLMRKFGNPYLDEALQNTQHLRYASYRLVTWLQGQDNRYAVVPPYGPRSGHWAGNARSGQEGDDVWASERVLPHGTVQNLTKWSMYHEVMESEGITPAAPRKLGGTGEPDWNPNREGEPNSWYEKIYSIRCIPTVPHRLKPWAYGMEDMTQMEELNETTVLMNLKKRYDQELIYTYIGSILVSVNPYKMFNMYGTDVVLQYEGRGIADNPP, encoded by the exons ATGCCGAAGAAAGACAACAAGAAAGACAAGAAAGGAGGCAAGCCGGAAcctgagaaacagaaagaggaggTAAAGACAGGGAAGGATGACAgaaagaagggaggaaaggaggacaaGAAAGGAGGGAAGAAAGGCAAGGAGGAGCCTCCCACAAAAGGACAAAAGGAGGACAAGAAAGGAAAAGATAAAGGGAAGGCAAAGAAGGAGGAGTCAGAAGAGGAGTTcctgagtgaggaagaggaggaggaggaagaagaggaaaacTCTGATGATGATAGAGGGAGGGGTCGAGGGGGTAAATCTGCTAAGGGGAAGTCCCATGGTCGCCGTGGGGACGAAGATGAAGAatacgaagaagaagaagacgaggAGGACGAGGACGACAGGGAGCGAAAGAAGAAGTCCAAAGATGGCCGTCATCATAAAGACaaaggagggaagggagaagagaaaaacaagaagaaagagaagaggaagaaggaggtGCCTCCACAGCCTCCGGTTAAAGAGCTCCCTAAGAAGGGTCTGAAAAACGTGTCCAGGATGTTCCTGAGGTTTTCAGGGGTCCGGAGACGGAGGAACTCCAGGAAGAAGATGGGAGGAGCCTCCAGACTGTTCATGGGCCTGGGGAAACGTATACGCAA aaACCGCGAGAACAAGGTGAAGAAGAAGACGCGCAGGGAGTCAATACTGAAAAACACATCTAAGTTCATGATACGGTTCAACCACTCCAAGAAGGTCAAGAAGTTGAAGGAGgcgaaggagaaggaggagaaggatggtGGGAAAAAGCAGTCCTACATGTTGATCAGACTGGGGAGAGGAACAGAAGGACAAGAGAAGAAAGTTGGGTTCTTCAACGGTCTGTTCAGGAAGAAAACGGCCAACGGAGCGCCGGACTTCAAGGCCCAGAGTCATTTGCTAGGGCAGGTTGCCGGGGCCACCAACTGGCTGACCAAGCGGTTTATCTCTACCAAGCATCGTCAGAGTGCCATGGGGGGACTGGGCTGGGCAGGGGGTGGGCAGAGATCAGGGTTTGGCCGTCAGGGAGGAGGGGTTCACAGCCGACAGGTCAGCACGAGGGGTCAGCAGGCACAGCGGGATCGTACCTATGGGTATCAGAACGGTGGCTATCAGCATGACGACGACGACGGAGATGATGTGTACGAGTACACAGAGGGGTACGACCAGCAGGTCATGGGGGGGTATGACCCCCGGGGGGTAGCAGGAGCAGGGGGATATCAGAGGCGGTCTGTAAAGGCTCAAGGTGGTCATGGTTACGGTTGTGGTCATACTGGTTACGATGATCAGGAGGACCCCTACGGGCAGCAGCAGGTTTCCGGGGGTCGGGGCGATCAGGGGTATTACTATGACGACACAGGTGAGTACTACGATGTTCCGTCGCAGGACCTGGGTTATTACGAGGACGAGCCGGGGCTCTACGATGACGGTGGTGGTTACTACGATGACCAGCAGGGTCTCTATGACGACGAGGGCTGTGAATACTACGACCCCTaccaacagcaacaacaacaacagagttactaTACCGACCAGGTTGCCATGGGGGGTTACTACGGGCAGCTGCCGATGGGGATGTACGGCGAGGAAGGCGGGGCGATGGAGTACTATGACCCAATGGGAGCAGGGCAGGAGTACGATGAGTATGGCAATCTCTATGACGAGCAGATGATTATGGACCCCCAGTGGGGTCACTACAACAACGGGATGCAGGGCCAGGGGGGATTCTATGACGACGGGATGGGTGTGTATGAGGAGATGATGATGGGAGGTAGAGGGGGCGGTGGTCTTTACCAGGACTACCAGCTGCACTACAGCGAAAAGGGACTACCTTTCCCAGACTTCTCCTACAATGCCTACAACTCCCAGCAGCCAGGAACACAGATGCCTTATGGGTATGACCCCATGGGGGGAGAGATCCCCCTGCAGGGGGCTGAGATGGACTTCAGAGTGCCCAGGCCTCAGGTACGTCTGTTTGGGAAGGAGCGTCTGGACGTCCCCCCGGCACCTTTTCCCCCTCCTCCGCTACCCGGTCACCACGACAACATCCTATCGGAGATACAGTATGAGGAGCAGGACATGTCGATGATGTCACCACAGCAACAGCTGTTGGCCCAGCAACAGAATATGATGTCGCAGCAGCAACAGATGATGGAGCAACAACAGCTGCTGATGTCACAGCTGACCACACCGCAAGAACAGACGATGTCACCGCACGGTATGATGATGTCACAGCTGACCACACCGCAAGAACATACGATGTCACCGCACGGTATGATGATGTCACCAAAACAGCAGATGATGGACGACATGATGATGCAACAGCAACAACAGATGATGTCACCACACGATACGATGATGTCACAACAGCAGCCGATGATGTCACCACAGCAACAGATGGACGACATTATGATGCAACAGCAACTACATATGATATCACGGCAACAAGGCATGATGTCCCCACACAATATGATGATGTCACCACAACAACAAATGATGTCAGCACAACAACAAACGATGGACGACATTATGATGCAACAGCAATTACATATGATGTCACAGCAACAACAGATGATGTCGCCACACGATATGATGTCACCACAACAACAGATGATGTCAGAGCGGATGCCCCAGGCCCCGACGGCCATGTTGATAAAGCAGCATAACGCCCCGAATGGGATGGGCGGAGCCATGATGGGCGGACCAATGGGGTACCCCGGAACCCCT CGAGCCCACCCTTCCCCGATGATGATGTCACCCCAGCAGCAGATGATATCCCAGCATCCCTCCCCCCGGGGCTCACCCCTGCCCACCCGcagcctctccccatccccccagcCATCCATGAGAGGCTTACCTCCCCTCGGCCAGAGACCCTCTGTTCTCCACAGGAGGATGTCTCCCCCCTCATCCTTCATGGCCTCACCCCCGCATCGACGACTCCAGCCCCAACGACCCCCTTCCCTGGCCCTCTCCCCCCGTCGCCCCCcgtctccccccatctccccccgaGAATCCATGATCCGAcgttctcccccctcctccccccgcgGCTCCATATGCAGAGTTATgcctcccccctcctcaccctctccctcccgtTTGGGGGGAGGAAGTCCTTTTGGAGCGAGGAAAGTCCTCCGCggcactccctccccctcctccccccgtcGTCCCTCCCCCCGTCGTGCCTCCCGCCCTGCCTCCCCCCAGGTTAGGACAAGACCAAGGGACTCCATCcacctcccaccctcctcccccatctcaaTGCGagcctccccatctccctccagaCGTAGTTTCTCTCCCGCACCTCGCCCcacctcccccaccctctcccaccACTCCACGCGTCTCCTGCGACAAGGCGAAACCCCTCTGGTGCGCCCACGGTTCGGAGGTCGCGGCCCCGTACCCATGGGAACCGTCAGACCTTCCCCCATGGGAAGACGAGGACGACCGATGGCCCCAACCCAGAACGTCCCTCCCTTTAGAGCCTCAGTCCGCTCcaaccacactgccctcaccctctcaccccGCCTCTCTCCCCGCCTCACTCACCACCCCTCACCCAAGATAGGCCATCGCCCTCCTCTAAGCCACAGGGAGTCGGGAAGGTACCTCCCTGGGAGACCCGTAGGCCGTGGTCATCCGCTGATAAAGAGACAGTCTATTCACGGGCCGGGCATGGCACCTACctctccccaaccctctctcaaatgctaccctcccctctcccctcacctctcccaccgcccctcctctcctcacccctccatacGTGCTTCCCCCTTACTCCCCTGCGCCCCGTCCCCGGACCCCTACTCTGACTCTTACGCCCAGGACCCCTATGGCCATTCAGAGCAGTTTGTTCCCTCCTCCCCAATGCTGCAGGGGGCGCTCCAGAACCAAACCCTCCGTAACGCGTCATTCACCTCTCCTCGCTTGCGGCCCATGTCACCGTATGCCCAACAGGTACCGGAGTACGCCCAGCCTTCCTCTCCCATGCTCCAGGGGGCGCTCCAGAACCAACAGCTACGTAATGCCTCATACACGTCACCGTTACAACGACCGATGTCCTCCTATGGCTCTATGGGCGGGTACGATGAACCTCTACCCCCTTCCTCCCCGATGCTAGGTAATGCTCTTCAGAACCAGGCGCTACGTGGAGCCTCGTTTGGAAGCCCGGCATTACAGCGTCGTGGGAACCCGTACGGTCCAGTGGTGACCCAATACGACTACCACTCCGAGCCCggcccctcccctctactccacAATGCCCTGCAGAACGCCAACATGACGAACGCCTCCTTTGGAACCCCGATGCTCCAGCGCCGAGGGGGCAACCCCTTCGGACCCATTGTCCCTGACTACCACGGAGCGTTGCAGAACCCACAGATGCGACAGATGGTTCAATCCCGGGGTGGCCTCCTTCCGCTCCGTTCCCCCTACGGACCGCTACAACCTGAGCCCCGGTTTGGCAACTCCCTCCAGAACCACAGAGTCCATGGGACGATCGTCACAGATCCACCAAACCTAGCGGCGGCTCTCATGAACACGGCGCTAAAGACGTCATCGTACACCTTACCGGACGGTACCATCGCTATCGGACCCCAGCAGCAGAAAAATCCGAACCTCTCGGCGGCATTATCGAACCCTTATCTCAAATCAGCGTCGTATACTCTACCAGACGGTACCATTATCATAGACCCCAGGAAACCGGTCTCACCGTCCCTCGGCCGCGCGCTCCAGAACCCAGCGATGATGAACACTTCCTACACTCTGCCGGACGGAACCATTAGAGACCCCAATGCTCCCATCTCCCCTAACCTGTCTTCCGCGTTAAACAACCCTCACCTGAAATCAGCCTCGTATACGCTCCCTGACGGTTCGATTATCATCGACCCCAGGAAACCCAGATCTCCGAACCTCCTGGCGGCGTTATCCAACCCGTACCTGAAGACGATCTCCTACGAGCTCCCAGACGGTTCTATAATCATCGACCCGCGGAAACCCACCTCGCCCAATCTGTCCTCGGCACTCCTGAACCCGGCGATGCGGAATGCCAGCTACGCCCTAGAAGGAACTGTGATCACCGATCCCAACGCTCCGATCTCTCCGAACCTGTCTTCCGCATTGATGAACCCACACCTGAAGTCAGCATCCTACACGCTACCGGACGGTTCTATCATCATCGACCCACGGAAACCCCGGTCCCCGAACCTGCTGGCAGCTCTACAGAACCCGTATCTGAAGTCAGTATCTTACGAACTGCCTGATGGAAGCGTCATCATCGATCCTCGTAAGCCTCGAGGGCCAGACCTGTCGGGAGCCCTGTCAGGCGCCCTGTCGCAGAACCAGGACCTGATTAACCAGAAACGGTACCGACTTGGGGACGGATCCCTTGTGATCCCTGGGCAAAAGCCCCGCCTCGGCGTCGCCCTGATGAACCAGAACATGAGGAAG GTGGACTATCGTCTAGGTGACAGCGGGGCACTGTCCGTCCGGCCCACCAACCCCAGGCTCTCTGAGGCGCTGCAGGAGAACCGGGACCTCCTGAGCCCAAACCGGTACCGGCTGCCGGAACGCAATATGCTGATGCGGAAGTTTGGGAATCCGTACCTGGACGAGGCCCTGCAGAACACACAGCACCTCCGTTATGCATCGTACAGGTTGGTTACCTGGCTGCAG GGGCAGGATAACCGCTACGCTGTGGTTCCACCGTACGGGCCGCGATCTGGCCACTGGGCTGGCAACGCACGCTCCGGCCAGGAGGGGGATGATGTCTGGGCCTCCGAGAGGGTTCTACCGCACGGGACCGTGCAGAACCTCACCAAGTGGTCCATGTACCACGAGGTCATGGAGTCGGAGGGCATCACTCCCGCAGCACCGAGAAAACTGGGGGGAACGGGGGAACCGGACTGGAACCCTAATAGAGAGGGGGAACCCAACAGCTGGTACGAGAAG atctACTCCATCAGGTGTATCCCTACGGTGCCTCACAGGTTGAAGCCTTGGGCGTACGGCATGGAAGACATGACACAGATGGA GGAGCTGAATGAGACCACAGTGCTGATGAATCTGAAGAAGCGTTACGACCAGGAACTCATATAT